In the Pseudonocardia sediminis genome, CGCAGTCAACCCGGCCGCGATCGCTGCGATGGCCGAGGTCGGCATCGACATCAGCGGCGAGTTCCCCAAGCCCTGGACCGACGAGGTCGTCCAGGCCGCCGATGCCGTCATCACCATGGGCTGCGGCGACGCCTGTCCGGTCTTCCCCGGACGCCGCTACGAGGAGTGGGCGATCGCCGACCCCGACGCTCTCACCGTCGACGACGTCCGCCCCATCCGCGACGAGATCGAGCGCCGGGTCCGCGCACTGGTTGCCGAACTCGTCCCCGCCACCCCTGCCTGATCACGTCACGAACCGAGGAGAGAAACCCTGATGGCCGACGCCATCCCCGAAGTGCTGTTCGTCTGCGTCCACAACGCCGGCCGCTCGCAGATGGCCGCCGCACTGCTCGACCACCACGCCGCCGGCGCGGTCACCGTCCGCTCAGCCGGCTCGGCCCCGGCCGAGACGATCAACCCCGCCGTCCGCCAGGTCATGGACGAGATCGGGATCGACCTGTCCCGGGAGATCCCCAAGAAGCTCACCACCGACGCGGTCGACGCCGCCGACGTCGTGATCACCATGGGCTGCGGCGACGCCTGCCCCGTCTTTCCCGGCAAGCGCTACCTCGACTGGGAGCTCACCGACCCCGCCGGCCGGCCCGCCGACGAGGTCCGCGCCGTCCGTGACGACATCGACGCCCGCGTACGGAGCCTGCTCGCGGAGCTGACCAACGCGGGGAGCACGACTCGATGACGGTGACCGCTCCCGATGGGACGAGCACCCCGTCGGTGCTGTTCGTCTGCGTCCGCAACGGCGGCAAGTCCCAGATGGCCGCCGGACTCATGCGCCACGCCGCCCACGGGCGGGTGACCGCGCACTCCGCCGGCACCGAGCCGGGCACGGCGATCAACGCACTGTCCGCCGAGTCACTGGCCGAGGTCGGAGTCGACATCAGCGGCGAGTCCCCGAAGGCGATCGACCCCGCACTGCTCCGCGACGTCGACCTGGTCGTGACCCTTGGCCGGGAGGCGAAGGTCGACGCACCGGCTGGGACGACGGTGCGGAACTGGGACACCGACGAACCCTCCGAACGCGGCATCGACGGGATCGAACGCATGCGACTGGTCCGAGACGACATTGCCGTCCGTGTCTCGAAGCTGATCGGAGAGCTGGGGTCCGACGTCTGTTGAAGCCTCCAGCTCGCTTTCGTGAAGCCGTGAGAAGCCAGCCAGGCCATTCGATGGCCCGTAAGTCGCGTGACCAAGGTGCTGCGGGTCCAGGCGGTGGCTCACTCCGCAGATAACCCGGAATCCGGTGGACCGTGCCCCTTGTTCGGCTCGGGTTCGCGGACGGGAGTGTCCAAGACGTCCTTGAGTCGGGTCTGCTGATCCTCGGGGAGCTCGCCGACGAACCGCAGCAGTACGAGGTCTTCGTCGCCTCCGTGAGTCATTGCCTCGCGCATCAGTCGGGCCGCGTACTCGGCCCGGCTCAGCGTCGGCTCGTAGCGGTGCGCTCGTCCTTCTGAGACGCGGGTGAGATAGCCCTTGTCCAGAAGGTTGCCCATCGTCGAGAGCACGGTGGTGTATGCCAGGTCGCGGCTGATGCGCAGACCGTCCAGAACCTCGCGGACGGTGTGTGAGCGGTCTGCAGACCAGAGCTGGCCCATCACCTCGGCTTCGAGTGCCCCGAGCTGTCGCACCTGTCTCCTCGGCTGTCGGGTGGATGGACGCCACTCATCTGTGTTGGGAGATGAAGACTACCGACGTCGCACTGGCGGACAGTTGCCGTCACGCGCACGAGACGAGGAACAGCAGCAGGGCAGCGGCTGAGCCGGCGAGAAGCGGGAGCATGGTGCCGGTGACTATGGCGAGCGTGCACTCTCCGATCTGACGTTCCCGCGAGTGTTGCCGCTGGTCGTGGGTCAGGCGACGCAATCGGTGCTCCACAGATGTTCCTGCGGCGCCCAGGGCTCCGGGAGGCACCTCTGAGTGCCCTCCTGATGCGATGCCGAGCAGGGCGCGACGAAGAACTGTCCGGTCGTTGTATCGCGCGGCTCGCTCGTCTGCGGCGAGCTCGACGAGGTGGCGGATGGCCTGTGGTGCTCGCCGGAACAGGGGCAGCACGGGGAGTGCGCGCGCAAGGGCCTCGGCGATCAGGACCTGGACGTGGTGGCGGCCGACCAGGTGTGATCGCTCGTGGTCCAGGACGGCCTGTATCTCGGAGGCCCCGAGACGCCGGCGGAGGCCGGTGCTGGCCACTACCGCCTGTGCCCGGCCGCCGAGGCTGAACGCCAGGGCGTCGGAGTGGTCGATCCAGAGGACCCCTTGCTCCCACTCGCCGATGGGGCCGAGCATCGTGAGCAGCGTTCTGGATCGGTTGCGCACCGTCGCGAGGCTGCGTCCGATGCGGGTCGTGGCCCTGACCGCGGCGACGGCGAGAAGCGCTGTTACTGCGAACGCTGCGGCTCCGTCGAGATGCAGGGGCCCGGAGCGCAATGCGGCCCAGCAGCTGGCGAGAAGCCATTCGGCCGCGGCGAGACCGCCGTGACCGGGGAGCAGCAACACGAGGAGCGCGGCCACGGCGCTCAGCCCGGTGCTGGCGATGGCCGACCACCACATACACAGGTGCGCCGCCGGGCTGAGCGATGTCCTGCTCAGTGTCGACAGTACGGCCGGCATCGCCACGCCCGTGGTGACCACGCCGACGACCAGCACTAACGCTGTGATCACGACGGTGCCTCTTCCTGGACTGCTGCTCTGGAGGACGACGCACAGGGCCCTGTCGCGCGGCCGCGGCGTCTCGCGCAGGGTAGGCGCCACTGCGGCGGTTGGGCAGGCGTGTGCAGAGCTGCTCGCCGACGTGCGGGGCGTTCGTTCACCGGCGCCTTGACGACCGGCGCTCGGGCCCTCCCCGCGGCGCCGTCCCTGGCAGTACGAAGGCGCTGTCCGGGAGTGGTCGCGGATGGCCATCAGGAGTGCGGGGATCGGAACGGGCCCCGGGCCCCGTGGCGGTGGGAGCCTCAGGCAGTCCTTCGCGTCCCGGCGGGAACGGCCGCTCGGCGCCTCGAGCGGCACTCATCCGAAGGTGATGTGCAGGCCGTTGCACGGGCGCGGCCGGCACGAGCCGGATCGGCTCGGTGGGGGGTTCATTGCGGGAGTGGGGCTCGAAGGATGACCGGTAGCGGGTGATGGGAGCGGTCGGATAGTCGTCGACGGCCGCGGAGACCGAGTCTGCCGGGGTCGTCGCGCTGGTCTCGGCGGCCGAGGCCAACGTCGTGACTGTGAGTAGCCCACGCCGGTGCAGGGCCGTGAGCGCCGCGGCAGAGAGGAGTCCGATCGTGATCAGGACGGCCCACGGGGCCGGAGCGAACCCCGCGGAGCGTGCGATGTCCATCGCCCAGCCGGTCCCGAGGTTGCCGAGCAGGATCCCGATCCCGCAGATGGTGTTGTAGAAGCCGTAGTGGGTGGCGACCAGCCTGTCTCGGGAAAGGGCCACGATCGTGTCCATCTCGAAGGGGAAGACGACTGCGGTGCCCAGGGCCAGGATCGCCGCGGCCGTCAGTAGCGCGCCGACCCCAATCGTCGTGCCGGCGACGGTTCCGGCGAGAGCCGGGAACCCCCATGACAACAGCTCGGCGAGCAGCAGAGGCACGAACGCCGCGGCGAGCACGGCGAGCCCCCTGCCCAGCGAAAGGCCCGGGCCCCAGCGCGCCCGGCACCAGGCGGTCACCTTCATCTGGGCGGCGATCGTGACCCCGCCGGAGACCGCGAACACCGCGGCCACCACCACGGTCGAGCCCGTACCGGTGCTGACCAGCGTCCGCGCCTGCAGCGGCAGTGCCAGATACACCTGGTAGGACAGGACGTAGGAGCCGATCATGGCGATGGAGAACAGCAGGAACCCTCGATTGGCGGCGATGCCACGCCACTGTGCGAGTACCCCGCCGGTCTCGGATCCGGACGGCGGCTCATTTCCCCGTGCCGGTGGCAGGGCGCGGACCTGGAGCACTGTGAGTACGGCGAAGACGCCGGCGGCGACCAGGCAGGTGACCGAGAAGTCGATCCCGGTCAAGGCGAGCCCGATGAGAGGGCCGATCAGGATCCCGGTCTGGTAGAAGACGCTGAACAAGGCGAACGCCTCGACGCGACGGTCCCCGGAGTCGCGCGCCAGGTAGGCGCGCACGGCCGGGTTGAACAGGGCGCCGGCGAATCCGGTCGCGGCGGAGGCGATGATCAGCGTCGGGACGTTGTCGACGAGCCCGAGCAGTGCGAACCCTCCTGTGCGCAAGGTGCACCCGGCGACGATCATCGGTTTGTAGCCGAAGCGGTCGGCGAGGCTGCCGCCGATCAGGAACATCCCCTGCTGGGAGAAGTTGCGCACCCCCAGGATCAGCCCGACCAGCAGGATCGACAGGCCGAGTCCCTGGGACAGGTGATCTGCCAGGTAGGGGATCAGCATGTAGAAGCCGAGGTTGATCGTCAGCTGGTTGAGCAGCAGCAGCTGGACCGATCGCGGAAAGGACCGGTACCGGCGCAGGATCCGCATCAGCGGCTCACCCCGTGGTGGTGGCCGCCTCGGGGGTCGAGGACGGTCGTGCAGCGGGCCCATCTGGTGACGTCGCGCTCCATGGGGTGGGCGAGCTCGTCGGGCTCAGTGCTCGGTGGCGCCTCGAGCAGGTTGTGTTCGTGGCAGAAGTCGTCGTTGTAGACGGTGTCGAAGTAGCGCTGCGGCCCGTCCGGGAACACTGCGGCGATCCGAGTCCCGGCCGGCATCGACCGCGCCAGCCACCCGGCCACCAGCCCGACCGCGCCGACGCTCCATCCGCCGCTGGCGTAGGTCGCCGCGGCCATCGCCCGGCAGGCCCACACCGCTTCGGCCGGGGCGACCCAGTGGATCTCGTCGAAGGTGGGGTAGTCGACGTTGCGCGGGTAGATGCTCGACCCGAGCCCGCGCATCAGCCGGGGGCCCGCGGTCTGGCCGAAGATCGTCGAACCGACCGTGTCGACGCCGACGACCCGCAGGTGCGGGCTGTGGTGACGCAGGCTGCGTGCGATCCCCGCCGAGTGTCCACCGGTCCCGACGGAGCAGACGAGGACGTCGATCTCGCCGAGCTGGTGGCGCAGCTCGGCGGCCAAGGGCCGATACGCCTCGACGTTGTCCGGGTTGTTGTACTGATCCGGGCACCAGGATCCGGGTTCGGCACCGAGCAGTTCGCTCACCCGGTCACGGCGCGCCTGCTGCCAGCCGCCCGAGAGCGCGGGGCGGGGCACGGTCTCGACCTGAGCGCCGTAGGCGCGCAGCAGCCGGAACATCAACGGTTCCATGCCCGGGTCGCTGACCAGCGTCACCGGGTGCCCGTGTGCGATCCCGGCCAGAGCGAGACCGAGCCCGAGCGTGCCGCTGGTCGACTCGACGATCCGGCACCCGGGGAGAAGGTCACCGCGCTCGCGGGCGCGGCGCACCATGTGCAGGGCCGGCCGATCCTTGATGCCGCCGGGGTTCGAGCCCTCGAGCTTGGCCCAGAACCCCCTCCCTGCCGGTGCGAAGGGCTCGTCGATCCAGACGATCGGGGTGTTTCCGACCACCTCGCTGAGACGGGGTGATCGGTGTGGGTTGGGTGTGGACCCGGTCGGCAGGGGCAGAACTGTCGCAGAGCTCATGAGGATCTTCCGTGACGTGCGCGCCGTCGAGGCACGCTTGGGGGAGCGAGGGCGGTTGTCGCACGGCGACACGTGCTGCGTGCCGCCTCGCCCCTCACGTCCGGAAGATCGAGGTCTCTCTGAGAAGGTCCCGGCCCGCCAACGGCCGGCTCGGTGATGGATCCGCCGCGGCTCGGACCGATCCCGGCCAGAGGTTCGGGCTGTACCCGGCGTCGTGAAACGTCACCGGAGATCCGAGGAGATCGGGTACCGGCTGGGCGCGGTCGGCAGAACGTGAGGCAGACAGCGACTTGGCCGCCTGGTCGCTCTGATGACAGGACGGGCCGCTGTCGCCACCATGGTCGTGCGAGATTGCGGAGGCGGCGGCGGTCGTGTGGGGATGCAGCTCCCCGCCCGCTCCGCAGCTCATCTGGAACAGCGCAGCCACCAGGACGAGCAGAGTCGCCCCGAAGAGACGACGTCGCGGCGTCGACCACGACGGCAGCTCTGACCACATCCTGCTCACAGTCGCTGGACCGTATCAGCCAGTCACGGCCGCCGAAGACCCGTCTACGGTCCAGGTCCGTAGATGGCTACCATCGTGATCCGAAGATCGCCGATGCGAGGGAGACGCGTCCTGATGACCAGCACGGAGCGTTGCAGGTGATCCGCTCGGGGCGCGATCGCCGACCCTGGGAACGCACCCTCGTCGCTGCGGTCGTCGCCGCAACGGCCCTAGGACTCGTGGCGTGTGGTGCCGCGCCCCCCGACCAGTCGGATGCGCCCTCCGGCCCCCAGGGGTCGGCGGGCGACGGGTCCGACGCGCCGCAGTTCGATCACGTCCACGGCATGGGAGCCGACCCCGCCGATGGCACCGTGTATGTGGCCACCCACGACGGGCTGTTCCGCGCTGCGGGCGGTCCACTCAGCCGTGTCGGGACCTCCGGTCGGGACCTGATGGGGTTCACCATCACCGGCCCGAAATCGTTCCTGTCGAGCGGACATCCCGGGCCCGGCGAGCAGGCTCCGAACCCCCTGGGCGTCGTCCAGAGTGCAGATGCCGGCGCCACCTGGTCTCCCCTCGGTCTGACGGGGGAGGTCGACTTCCATGCGCTCGAGGTCCGCGGTGGAGTCGTCTACGGCTACGACGCCACCAACCGTGTGCTGCGAGCCAGCTCCGACGGCGGCCGCAGCTGGTCGTCGCGGAGCGAGCTGCTGGCGCTCGACATCACCGCCGAGCCCTCGAACCCGGCCACGGTGCTGGCGACCGTGCCCGGGGGTGTGGCAAGCAGTCTGGACGGCGGCCGCACCTTCAACGCCCCCACCGGCCCCCAGCTCGCCTACCTGTCCTGGGCACCGGACGGGGTCGTGTACGGCATCGGACTCGACGGGGCATTGTTCGCCAGCACCGACCGCGGGCTGAGCTGGGAGCAACGGGGCACCGCCCCCGGTGGCCGCCCTCAGGCGCTCACTGCGATCCCGGATCCGGCAGCCAGTACCGACCTCCTGATCGCCACCGCGGGTGGTCTGTTCCGTTCCCAGGATGCCGGCCGATCCGTCGTCCCCCTCGCCTGACGATCACCTCGTCCTGCCGGGCCCGGCGGCACCGTCTCGGCGAGACCGCAGCATCTACGGACTTACTCAGTAGTTTCACAGGCAAGCAGACATACCGTGCAGGCATGCCCACAGCAGTCATCACCGGGGGAACCCTGGGTCTCGGCGCCGCGTACGCGCACCACCTCTCCGAGCGAGGGTTCGACCTGGTGCTCGTCGCTCGTGACCGAACGCGTCTCGATGTCGTCGCCGAGCGGATCGGCCGCCGGAGCGGAGTGATCGTCGAGACGATCGCGGCCGATCTCACCGACCCGCGGGAGCGGGCCCTGGTCGAGCTGCGCCTCACCGACCCGGACCGCCCGGTCGAGCTCCTGGTGAACAACGCCGGCACCGAGTGCCCGGAGGTGTTCGGGACCGCCCCGCTGGAGTCGCTGCTCTACGAGATCGACCTCAACATCGTCGCCCTGATGTGCCTGACCCGGGCGGTCCTGCCGGGCATGACCGCGCGGGGGCGCGGAGCCGTCATCAACGTGGCCAGCTTCGCCGGCTACCTGCCGCCGGGCGGCTGCGCCTACGGCGCCAGCAAGGCGTGGGTGCTCACGTTCACCGACACCGTCGCCGCGTCGTTGTCGGGCACCGGGGTCCGGATGCTGGCGGTCTGCGCCGGTCGGATCCGCAGCGATGCGACCGGCGGGACCGGGCGCTCGCCGCTGTGGCTCACCCCGGAGCAGGTCGTTCGCTCCTCGATGACCGATCTGGACAAGGGGCGGACGCTATCGACGCCGGGGTGGCTCTACCGCGGGCTGGTGTCGTTCCTGGAGTCGCCGCGCTCGGCGCTGCGGCTGACTGCGACCGCGGCCGGGCGGGGCCGTGAGCGATGCGCCCGACTGCCCGATCGGCCGGTTACGGCCGGACACATGGCCTCCGATGCCGATGGGCGGATCGATCGGTGATCCGATCGATCCGCCCATCGAGAACGTCCGCTACCTCACCTGGCCGGTGAACCGGCGCAGCCGCAGGCTGTTCCCGACGACGAACACCGAGCTGAACGCCATCGCCGCTCCGGCGATCATCGGGTTGAGCAGCCCGAACGCGGCCAGCGGGATCGCCGCGGTGTTGTAGCCGAACGCCCAGAACAGGTTGGTCTTGATTGTCCTGAGCGTCGTGCGGGAGAGCCGGACGGCGTCGGCCGCAGCTCGCAGATCACCGCGGACCAGCGTGATGTCGGAGGCCTCGATGGCCACGTCGGTGCCGGTGCCCATGGCCAGGCCGAGGTCAGCCCGGGCCAGTGCTGCGGCGTCGTTAACGCCGTCGCCGACCATGGCCACGACCTTGCCCTCACCCTGGAGGCGTTCGATCACGGCGAGCTTGTCGGCCGGCATGACGTCGGCGATGACTGTGTCGGGTCCGACGGCGATCCCGACCTGCGCTGCGACCGACTCGGCCACGGCGCGGTTGTCACCGGTGAGCAGGACCGGGGTGAGTCCGAGCAGACGGAACTGCTCGATCGCCTCGGCGGAGGTGTCCTTGATCGTGTCGGCGACGACGAGCACCGCGCGGGCCTGCCCGTCCCACGCCACCGCTACCGCGGTGCGGCCCTGAGCCGCCTCGATCTCGACAGCGTCGGCCAGCACCCCGGTGAGCGGCACCGACCACTGCTCGAGCAGCCGGGGACGTCCGACGAGCACCGCGTGACCATCGACCATCCCCTGGACGCCGAGGCCCTCGTGGTTGGTGAAATCCTCGACGCCGGGGAGCTCCCCGGCGCGTTCGGTGGCACCGGCCGCGATCGCTGCGGCGATCGGGTGCTCGGAGGCCTTCTCCAACGCCCCGGCCAGCTGCAGCGCGGTCCGCTCGTCCACACCGTCGGCAAGGTGGACGTCGGTGAGTGACATCTTCCCGGTGGTGACGGTTCCGGTCTTGTCCAGCACGACGGTGTCGATCCGGCGGGTCGACTCCAGGACTTCCGGGCCCTTGATCAGGATGCCCATCTGGGCGCCGCGCCCGGTCCCGACCAGTAGCGCGGTCGGGGTGGCCAGTCCCAGCGCGCAGGGGCAGGCGATGATCAGCACCGCGACGGTGGCGGTGAACGCGGCCGTCGCACCGACACCGGTGCCCAGCCAGAAACCCAGGGTCACCGCGGCGATCGCGATGACGATCGGGACGAAGACGCCGGAGATCCGGTCGGCGAGGCGCTGAACGGCGGCCTTGCCGTTCTGGGCGTCCTCGACCAGTCTCGCCATCTGGGCGAGCTGGGTGTCGGAGCCGATGCGGGTCGCCGCCACGACCAGGCGGCCGCCGGCGTTGACGGTGGCGCCGACGACGCTGTCGCCGACCTGTACCTCGACCGGGACCGACTCCCCGGTGAGCATCGAGGCATCGACTGCGGAGCGGCCCTCGACGACGTCGCCGTCGGTGGCGATCTTCTCGCCGGGTTTGACGACGAACCTGTCTCCGGTGGCGAGCTCGGAGGTCGGGATCCGCTTCTCGACGGGGCGTCCGTTCTCCTCGCGCACGACGGTGACGTCCTTCGCGCCCAGTTCGAGCAGGGCGCGTAGTGCGGCGCCGGCCCGGCGCTTGGAGCGCATCTCGAAGTAGCGGCCGGCGAGCACGAAGGTGATCACTCCGGCGACGACTTCGAGGTAGATGTTGCCGGCCCCGTCGGTGGGCGAGACCGAGAGTTCGAACGCATGCGTCATCCCGGGCGTGCCGGCGGTGCCAAGGAACAGGGCGTAGGCCGACCAGATCATCGCCGCGGTGGTGCCCATCGAGATGAGCGTGTCCATCGTTGCGGCACCGTGGCGCAGGTTGGCCCACGTGGCGCGGTGGAACGCCGCCCCGCCCCAGGCCCACACCGGTGCGGTGAGCACCAGTGAGAGCCACTGCCAGTAGGTGAACTGCAGCGGCGGGATCATCGCCAACGCGATGACGGGTGCGGCGAGGACCGCTGAGACCACCAGCCGCTGCCGCAGCGCGCGAAGCGCCCCGGAGCCCTCGTTCTCCTCCTGCTCACCTCGGGTGTCGTCGGCCGCGTCGGATGGGGCGGTGGGCAGAGTCGCCGTGTAGCCCGCGGACTCCACGGCGGCGACGAGCTGCTCGGTCGCGATCGGGCCGGTCGCGCTCACCTTGGCCTTCTCGGTCGCGTAGTTGACCGTCGCGGTGACCCCGTCGAGGTTGTTGAGCTTGCGCTCGACCCGGTTCGCGCAGGAGGCGCAGGTCATCCCGCCGATGGCGAGCTCGATCTCGTCAACATCGCTGCCGGATGGGGGCAGTGTCGTGGTCATCAGTGGCCTCCCTCGCCGTGAGCGTGTCCGGCCTCGGCCGAAGGGGCCGAGGCGACGGGTGCCGCCGCGGCGACAGCTCCGGTGGTCGGGACCGTGAACTGCACGGTCCGCACCTGCGAGCCGTGCTGGAAGTCCAGGAACAGCCGGTAGGTCCCTGCGGAGGGCACCTCCGCGGCGAAGCGGATCTGCGGGCCGGCGGTCGTGGCGCCGTCGCCCGGGGTGCCCTCGGGGTGGACGTGTAGGTACCCCAGGTCGCCGCCGCGCAGTGCCACCAGGTGCCCGTAGGCGCCGAGGTAGGGCTGCAGGTCGGTGACCGGGCGGCCGTTGCGGGCGACGGACAGGGTCAGCTCGCCGGCCTGGCCGGGCTTGAGGTCTCCCTCGAGCCAGACCTGATAGCCGCCGGGGGCGGTAGCGATGCGGTTGGGCTCGGGGGCCACGGGTGTGAACGCCCCGGGGGCGAACAGGTCGGTCCGCAGTGTGGTGGCCTCGCCACCGCTGGGGGTGAAGTCGGCGAAGGCCCGGTAGGTCCCGCCGCCACCGAGGGTGACCGGCACCCGCCAGGTCCCGTCGGCGGACATCACGGGATGCAGGTGCTGGAAGTCCGCCGTGTCGCTGCGGACCAGGATCAGGTGCATCCGCTTCTCATGCTCGACGTCGAAGGCGGTGACCGGCTTGGAGTCCGGGCCGGTGATGCGGAAGGCGAGCTCGGTGGGCTTTCCCGGGGTCAGCGTCGTCGTGGCCGGTACGAACGTGTAACCGGCTTCGGTGGACGCCAGCCCGGCGGGCTGAGTGGTGTTGCTGGCAGGGCCCCCGGGCTCGGGCGCCCCGACCTCCGCGACGGCGCCGCTGTGGGATCCCCCGTGACCGGCAGGACCGCTCTGGGCGGTCGGCTGCAGGTGTGTGGTGGGGGCATCGACAGCGGACCCGGTTCCGTACGCGCCTGCACCGAGCAGGACGACGGCCGCGCCGTAGGCGGAGAGTCGCATGGCAGTGTTCATCCTCGACTCCTCGTGTCGTGCCCGGCGCGTCCGCGGGTGCGGGCGGTAGCCGGGCTGATCGGGCTCTTCTACGAGCCGGTTACCTCGTAGCCGGCTTCACGGACCGCGGCGTGCACAGCGTCGTCGGAGATCTCACCGTCGCTGGTCACGGTGACCGCACCGGTGGGCAGGTCCACGGCCACGTCGGTCACCCCGGA is a window encoding:
- a CDS encoding arsenate reductase ArsC; translation: MADAIPEVLFVCVHNAGRSQMAAALLDHHAAGAVTVRSAGSAPAETINPAVRQVMDEIGIDLSREIPKKLTTDAVDAADVVITMGCGDACPVFPGKRYLDWELTDPAGRPADEVRAVRDDIDARVRSLLAELTNAGSTTR
- a CDS encoding low molecular weight phosphatase family protein, with the translated sequence MTAPDGTSTPSVLFVCVRNGGKSQMAAGLMRHAAHGRVTAHSAGTEPGTAINALSAESLAEVGVDISGESPKAIDPALLRDVDLVVTLGREAKVDAPAGTTVRNWDTDEPSERGIDGIERMRLVRDDIAVRVSKLIGELGSDVC
- a CDS encoding BlaI/MecI/CopY family transcriptional regulator — its product is MRQLGALEAEVMGQLWSADRSHTVREVLDGLRISRDLAYTTVLSTMGNLLDKGYLTRVSEGRAHRYEPTLSRAEYAARLMREAMTHGGDEDLVLLRFVGELPEDQQTRLKDVLDTPVREPEPNKGHGPPDSGLSAE
- a CDS encoding M56 family metallopeptidase, which encodes MLVVGVVTTGVAMPAVLSTLSRTSLSPAAHLCMWWSAIASTGLSAVAALLVLLLPGHGGLAAAEWLLASCWAALRSGPLHLDGAAAFAVTALLAVAAVRATTRIGRSLATVRNRSRTLLTMLGPIGEWEQGVLWIDHSDALAFSLGGRAQAVVASTGLRRRLGASEIQAVLDHERSHLVGRHHVQVLIAEALARALPVLPLFRRAPQAIRHLVELAADERAARYNDRTVLRRALLGIASGGHSEVPPGALGAAGTSVEHRLRRLTHDQRQHSRERQIGECTLAIVTGTMLPLLAGSAAALLLFLVSCA
- a CDS encoding MDR family MFS transporter: MRILRRYRSFPRSVQLLLLNQLTINLGFYMLIPYLADHLSQGLGLSILLVGLILGVRNFSQQGMFLIGGSLADRFGYKPMIVAGCTLRTGGFALLGLVDNVPTLIIASAATGFAGALFNPAVRAYLARDSGDRRVEAFALFSVFYQTGILIGPLIGLALTGIDFSVTCLVAAGVFAVLTVLQVRALPPARGNEPPSGSETGGVLAQWRGIAANRGFLLFSIAMIGSYVLSYQVYLALPLQARTLVSTGTGSTVVVAAVFAVSGGVTIAAQMKVTAWCRARWGPGLSLGRGLAVLAAAFVPLLLAELLSWGFPALAGTVAGTTIGVGALLTAAAILALGTAVVFPFEMDTIVALSRDRLVATHYGFYNTICGIGILLGNLGTGWAMDIARSAGFAPAPWAVLITIGLLSAAALTALHRRGLLTVTTLASAAETSATTPADSVSAAVDDYPTAPITRYRSSFEPHSRNEPPTEPIRLVPAAPVQRPAHHLRMSAARGAERPFPPGREGLPEAPTATGPGARSDPRTPDGHPRPLPDSAFVLPGTAPRGGPERRSSRRR
- a CDS encoding PLP-dependent cysteine synthase family protein — translated: MSSATVLPLPTGSTPNPHRSPRLSEVVGNTPIVWIDEPFAPAGRGFWAKLEGSNPGGIKDRPALHMVRRARERGDLLPGCRIVESTSGTLGLGLALAGIAHGHPVTLVSDPGMEPLMFRLLRAYGAQVETVPRPALSGGWQQARRDRVSELLGAEPGSWCPDQYNNPDNVEAYRPLAAELRHQLGEIDVLVCSVGTGGHSAGIARSLRHHSPHLRVVGVDTVGSTIFGQTAGPRLMRGLGSSIYPRNVDYPTFDEIHWVAPAEAVWACRAMAAATYASGGWSVGAVGLVAGWLARSMPAGTRIAAVFPDGPQRYFDTVYNDDFCHEHNLLEAPPSTEPDELAHPMERDVTRWARCTTVLDPRGGHHHGVSR
- a CDS encoding F510_1955 family glycosylhydrolase; its protein translation is MDPPRLGPIPARGSGCTRRRETSPEIRGDRVPAGRGRQNVRQTATWPPGRSDDRTGRCRHHGRARLRRRRRSCGDAAPRPLRSSSGTAQPPGRAESPRRDDVAASTTTAALTTSCSQSLDRISQSRPPKTRLRSRSVDGYHRDPKIADARETRPDDQHGALQVIRSGRDRRPWERTLVAAVVAATALGLVACGAAPPDQSDAPSGPQGSAGDGSDAPQFDHVHGMGADPADGTVYVATHDGLFRAAGGPLSRVGTSGRDLMGFTITGPKSFLSSGHPGPGEQAPNPLGVVQSADAGATWSPLGLTGEVDFHALEVRGGVVYGYDATNRVLRASSDGGRSWSSRSELLALDITAEPSNPATVLATVPGGVASSLDGGRTFNAPTGPQLAYLSWAPDGVVYGIGLDGALFASTDRGLSWEQRGTAPGGRPQALTAIPDPAASTDLLIATAGGLFRSQDAGRSVVPLA
- a CDS encoding SDR family NAD(P)-dependent oxidoreductase; this encodes MPTAVITGGTLGLGAAYAHHLSERGFDLVLVARDRTRLDVVAERIGRRSGVIVETIAADLTDPRERALVELRLTDPDRPVELLVNNAGTECPEVFGTAPLESLLYEIDLNIVALMCLTRAVLPGMTARGRGAVINVASFAGYLPPGGCAYGASKAWVLTFTDTVAASLSGTGVRMLAVCAGRIRSDATGGTGRSPLWLTPEQVVRSSMTDLDKGRTLSTPGWLYRGLVSFLESPRSALRLTATAAGRGRERCARLPDRPVTAGHMASDADGRIDR
- a CDS encoding heavy metal translocating P-type ATPase; amino-acid sequence: MTTTLPPSGSDVDEIELAIGGMTCASCANRVERKLNNLDGVTATVNYATEKAKVSATGPIATEQLVAAVESAGYTATLPTAPSDAADDTRGEQEENEGSGALRALRQRLVVSAVLAAPVIALAMIPPLQFTYWQWLSLVLTAPVWAWGGAAFHRATWANLRHGAATMDTLISMGTTAAMIWSAYALFLGTAGTPGMTHAFELSVSPTDGAGNIYLEVVAGVITFVLAGRYFEMRSKRRAGAALRALLELGAKDVTVVREENGRPVEKRIPTSELATGDRFVVKPGEKIATDGDVVEGRSAVDASMLTGESVPVEVQVGDSVVGATVNAGGRLVVAATRIGSDTQLAQMARLVEDAQNGKAAVQRLADRISGVFVPIVIAIAAVTLGFWLGTGVGATAAFTATVAVLIIACPCALGLATPTALLVGTGRGAQMGILIKGPEVLESTRRIDTVVLDKTGTVTTGKMSLTDVHLADGVDERTALQLAGALEKASEHPIAAAIAAGATERAGELPGVEDFTNHEGLGVQGMVDGHAVLVGRPRLLEQWSVPLTGVLADAVEIEAAQGRTAVAVAWDGQARAVLVVADTIKDTSAEAIEQFRLLGLTPVLLTGDNRAVAESVAAQVGIAVGPDTVIADVMPADKLAVIERLQGEGKVVAMVGDGVNDAAALARADLGLAMGTGTDVAIEASDITLVRGDLRAAADAVRLSRTTLRTIKTNLFWAFGYNTAAIPLAAFGLLNPMIAGAAMAFSSVFVVGNSLRLRRFTGQVR
- a CDS encoding heavy-metal-associated domain-containing protein, producing the protein MSTATYTVTGMTCGHCVSSVTEEVTEISGVTDVAVDLPTGAVTVTSDGEISDDAVHAAVREAGYEVTGS